From a region of the Phycisphaerae bacterium genome:
- a CDS encoding DUF11 domain-containing protein has translation MIGRVVGTCGLVVAVLLMVTAAGCRDTVPHSFVWAAGGDVQQTHAKPPEGGYYTNWDPFAVSLEVTPIEDVNPVRTQHVLVATVKDKDGKPLPNRRVEWIIADGSIGNIIEVDESGVRASRGYKVTERYAVSHTNNFKHVLDRGTDDPSDDIQLEPGQTWCTITSPVEGDTHIIVYAPGIYDWNKHKVFAVKHWYDVQWECPPPATNPTGTTHDFATVVKKYSDGSPLADYIVTYKILDGPAGVFEPGGGTTATVKTDATGVAKVTLRQVTPAEGTNNIAIEIWRQECGECKPQVHIANCQTAKTWIGPKIACNKTAPASVLAGQQFEYNITVSNPSQVEAKDVVVTDNLPDGISFVSANPTTSASGQSLSWNLGSVAGGASKSISIQVKATKTGKFENCAEVKAAMNLSTRCCASTVVTSPKLVIEKRCPEAVTLCDPIEYVIVVRNTGDGPANNVQVTDNLPDGVTTTDGKTSAVSNVGTLAAGQSKEIRISAKANRTGRFENRVMAKADGGLTAEASCTTVVSKPELAVTKTGPEMRYIGRPAVYEITVTNKGDAPARDTVLTDTVPAGLEFTSASDGGSFAGGLVTWRMGTLEPGASKKVTVTLKPLSAGTVKNVATAKAFCTEASADTTMPIKGVPAILLECVDDPDPIEVGGQVTYTIVVTNQGSADCTNIVIDCTLPNEQEYVSSDGPAKATASGKSVKFAPVATLAPKARLVYKVVVKGVKEGDVRFTTVLTADFITEPVQETESTHIY, from the coding sequence ATGATTGGACGAGTGGTCGGAACTTGCGGTCTGGTGGTGGCGGTGTTGCTCATGGTTACCGCCGCGGGTTGTCGGGACACGGTCCCGCACTCGTTCGTCTGGGCTGCCGGGGGTGACGTGCAACAGACCCATGCGAAGCCGCCAGAAGGTGGGTATTACACGAACTGGGATCCGTTCGCGGTGTCGCTGGAAGTGACGCCGATCGAGGACGTCAATCCGGTTCGCACTCAGCATGTGCTGGTCGCGACGGTCAAGGACAAGGACGGCAAGCCGCTGCCCAACCGCCGCGTCGAGTGGATCATCGCCGACGGCAGCATCGGCAACATCATCGAAGTGGACGAGAGCGGCGTCCGCGCGAGCCGCGGGTACAAGGTCACCGAGCGCTACGCGGTCTCCCATACCAACAATTTCAAGCACGTGCTCGACCGCGGCACCGATGATCCGTCCGACGACATCCAGCTCGAGCCGGGACAGACCTGGTGCACCATTACATCGCCCGTTGAAGGCGATACGCACATCATCGTCTACGCGCCGGGCATCTACGACTGGAACAAGCACAAGGTCTTCGCGGTCAAGCACTGGTACGACGTCCAGTGGGAGTGCCCGCCGCCGGCCACCAACCCGACCGGTACGACGCACGACTTCGCGACCGTCGTCAAGAAGTACTCCGACGGCTCGCCGCTGGCGGACTACATTGTGACTTACAAGATCCTTGACGGTCCGGCGGGCGTCTTCGAGCCGGGTGGCGGCACCACCGCGACGGTGAAGACCGATGCCACGGGCGTGGCGAAGGTCACGCTCCGGCAGGTGACGCCGGCCGAGGGCACCAACAATATCGCGATCGAGATCTGGCGGCAGGAATGCGGCGAGTGCAAGCCGCAGGTGCACATCGCGAACTGCCAGACCGCCAAGACCTGGATCGGACCGAAGATCGCGTGCAACAAGACCGCGCCGGCGTCGGTGCTGGCCGGCCAGCAGTTTGAGTACAACATCACGGTCTCCAACCCCTCGCAGGTCGAGGCCAAGGACGTGGTGGTGACGGACAACCTGCCGGATGGCATCAGCTTCGTGTCCGCCAACCCGACGACCAGTGCCAGCGGCCAGTCGCTGTCGTGGAACCTGGGTTCGGTCGCCGGCGGTGCGTCGAAGTCGATCAGCATCCAGGTAAAGGCGACCAAGACCGGCAAGTTCGAGAACTGCGCCGAGGTCAAGGCGGCGATGAACCTGTCCACGCGCTGCTGCGCGAGCACGGTCGTCACGTCGCCGAAACTGGTCATCGAGAAGCGCTGCCCCGAGGCGGTGACCCTGTGCGACCCGATCGAATACGTGATCGTCGTGCGCAACACCGGTGACGGCCCGGCCAACAACGTCCAGGTCACCGACAACCTGCCGGACGGCGTCACCACGACCGACGGCAAGACGTCGGCGGTCAGCAACGTCGGCACGCTCGCGGCGGGCCAGTCGAAGGAAATCCGCATCAGTGCCAAGGCCAACCGCACCGGCCGGTTCGAGAACCGGGTCATGGCGAAGGCCGACGGCGGGCTGACGGCGGAGGCGAGCTGCACCACGGTGGTCAGCAAGCCCGAGCTGGCCGTGACGAAGACCGGACCGGAGATGCGCTACATCGGCCGCCCGGCGGTCTATGAAATCACGGTCACGAACAAGGGTGACGCTCCGGCGCGCGACACGGTCCTGACGGACACCGTGCCGGCGGGTCTGGAGTTCACCTCGGCCAGCGACGGCGGCAGCTTCGCCGGCGGCCTGGTGACGTGGCGTATGGGTACGCTGGAGCCCGGTGCCAGCAAGAAGGTCACCGTGACACTGAAGCCGCTCTCGGCCGGCACCGTGAAGAACGTGGCCACGGCCAAGGCGTTCTGCACCGAGGCCAGCGCGGACACGACCATGCCGATCAAGGGTGTGCCTGCGATTCTGCTCGAGTGCGTCGATGACCCCGACCCGATCGAGGTCGGTGGGCAGGTGACGTACACCATCGTCGTTACCAACCAGGGTTCGGCGGATTGCACCAACATCGTGATCGACTGCACGCTGCCGAACGAGCAGGAGTACGTCTCCAGCGACGGTCCCGCCAAGGCGACGGCTTCCGGCAAGAGCGTCAAGTTCGCACCGGTGGCGACACTCGCGCCGAAGGCGCGGCTGGTGTACAAGGTGGTCGTCAAGGGTGTGAAGGAAGGTGACGTGCGGTTCACGACCGTACTCACCGCTGACTTCATCACGGAGCCGGTGCAGGAGACCGAGAGCACGCATATTTACTAA
- a CDS encoding polyprenyl synthetase family protein, producing the protein MKRDDSAMNGSRPARPAPAERTRPPQEGVPPTRAERERLRQAARAYVASARPVPPLSLDELHAHAARLGAGLGLNGQYRNFAAVLLNSETWRDALARVPYQRRLLLLPKCLRVAETCPAPFDELGLICQGCGSCAIHALQTEAEQLGYAVLCAEGSARVMEIIQTGRIDAIIGVSCLSVLEKAFPHMQSAGIPGVAIPLLQGDCRDTSLDLDWVWEAIHLTSADRTYRLDLDALRHTVEAWFTPAALEHIMGPEQSPTERVARDWLARAGKRWRPFLTACTYTALAPDPQAALPDAVRQIAVAVECFHKASLVHDDIEDGDDRRYGAPTLNAEHGVPVALNVGDLLLGDGYRLLAALDAPPAVRTEMVRIAAAGQRTSCLGQGAELAWVRDGGPLSSSAVLEIFRQKTAPAFEVALRLGAAYAGATPEVAEVLTQYSAALGVAYQIRDDLEDLEPGHAPDDLTGLRPSLPLAVALERTTGDVRAAIEVSSRQPGALGERLRGIIAESGAEQHCRALLDAYRAEALHCLAGLENPSLRGLLRRVVAKIYGVDLKGWCRESASRHAASRPAGAASAG; encoded by the coding sequence ATGAAACGTGACGATTCGGCGATGAATGGCTCACGCCCCGCCCGGCCGGCGCCGGCGGAGCGGACCCGCCCGCCGCAGGAGGGTGTTCCGCCAACGCGCGCGGAGCGCGAGCGCCTGCGGCAGGCGGCGCGGGCGTACGTGGCGTCCGCGCGCCCGGTGCCGCCGCTGTCGCTCGACGAACTGCATGCGCATGCTGCGCGGCTCGGTGCCGGTCTCGGCCTCAACGGGCAGTACCGGAACTTCGCCGCGGTGTTGCTCAACAGCGAAACCTGGCGCGACGCGCTGGCGCGGGTGCCCTATCAGCGGCGCCTGTTGCTCCTGCCCAAGTGTCTGCGCGTGGCGGAGACGTGCCCGGCCCCGTTCGACGAGTTGGGGTTGATCTGCCAGGGCTGCGGAAGCTGCGCGATCCATGCGCTACAGACCGAGGCCGAGCAGCTTGGCTACGCCGTCCTGTGTGCCGAGGGCTCGGCCCGCGTCATGGAGATCATCCAGACCGGCCGCATCGACGCCATCATCGGCGTGAGTTGCCTGTCCGTGCTGGAGAAGGCGTTTCCGCACATGCAGTCGGCGGGCATCCCCGGCGTCGCCATCCCGCTCCTGCAGGGTGATTGCCGCGACACGTCGCTCGATCTGGACTGGGTCTGGGAAGCCATTCACTTGACCAGTGCCGACCGCACCTACCGCCTCGATCTGGATGCGCTGCGCCACACCGTGGAGGCCTGGTTCACGCCGGCTGCGCTGGAGCACATCATGGGGCCGGAGCAGTCGCCGACCGAACGCGTCGCGCGCGACTGGCTCGCGCGGGCCGGCAAACGCTGGCGGCCGTTCCTGACGGCCTGCACGTACACCGCGCTCGCACCGGACCCACAGGCCGCGCTGCCGGATGCGGTGCGGCAGATTGCCGTTGCGGTGGAGTGTTTCCACAAGGCGTCGCTGGTGCACGATGACATCGAGGATGGCGACGACCGGCGGTACGGGGCGCCGACCTTGAACGCGGAACATGGCGTGCCGGTGGCGCTGAATGTGGGGGATCTATTGCTGGGCGATGGGTATCGGCTGCTCGCCGCACTGGATGCGCCGCCGGCCGTGCGGACCGAAATGGTACGCATCGCGGCCGCGGGGCAGCGCACGTCGTGCCTCGGGCAGGGTGCGGAACTCGCCTGGGTGCGCGACGGCGGGCCGCTGTCGTCGAGCGCGGTGCTGGAGATCTTTCGCCAGAAGACCGCGCCGGCGTTCGAGGTAGCGCTCCGGCTGGGTGCGGCGTACGCCGGCGCGACGCCCGAGGTGGCCGAGGTGCTAACGCAGTACAGCGCGGCGCTGGGCGTGGCCTATCAAATCCGCGACGATCTGGAGGATCTGGAGCCCGGGCACGCGCCGGACGATCTGACCGGCCTGCGTCCGTCGTTGCCGTTGGCTGTAGCGCTGGAACGCACGACCGGCGACGTGCGCGCGGCGATCGAGGTCTCGTCGCGTCAGCCCGGTGCGCTGGGTGAGCGGCTGCGCGGGATCATCGCGGAGTCGGGCGCCGAGCAGCACTGCCGGGCGTTGCTGGACGCGTACCGCGCGGAGGCGCTCCACTGCCTGGCGGGGCTGGAAAACCCGAGCCTGCGGGGGTTGTTGCGCCGCGTCGTCGCCAAGATCTACGGGGTCGATCTCAAGGGCTGGTGTCGTGAGTCTGCGTCTCGACATGCTGCAAGCCGCCCGGCGGGCGCCGCGTCTGCTGGGTGA
- a CDS encoding squalene--hopene cyclase, giving the protein MSAAAATTAAVAETLANARQCLLAARTSAGHWEGELSSSALSTATASFALGLYAGRSACAECRRLSAAGAAWLAHHQNADGGWGDTPDSASNISTTVLCWAALHAIGGAANVQNARARADAWLTRAAGALDPDTLTQAIVHRYGDDRTFSVPILTMCALAGRLGPDAQAWPRVMQLPFELAALPQFWFRFLQLPVVSYALPALIAMGQVRHFRRPARNPLLRGLRWALHGRTRRVLEQIQPPDGGFLEATPLTSFVVMSLIGSDQAAGPVATRGVQFLKSSVRADGSWPIDTNLATWVTTLSVNALAAGGVVLARSSQAELCSPRECESLGAGEQEVVRAWLLNQQHRQRHRYTGADPGGWAWTDLAGGVPDADDTAGALIALRSLGEPDGATIAAATDGVRWLLGLQNRDGGIPTFCRGWGRLPFDRSAPELTAHALLAWRAWHDLLPAPLAHAVGHAAQRALQCLRRQQRPEGAWVPLWFGNQAAPHEENPTYGTARVVLALGRCCDRTTPAVRALLPGGVRWLLTAQNTDGGWGGAAGVSSTIEETGQAVQALAAASAHSGVADRGDAIVTALDRGARWLVQATQGGRRFPAAPIGLYFARLWYAERLYPLIMTVAALGGLRRP; this is encoded by the coding sequence ATGAGCGCCGCCGCGGCTACGACCGCTGCGGTTGCCGAGACGCTGGCGAATGCCCGACAGTGTCTGCTGGCGGCGCGCACCAGCGCCGGGCATTGGGAGGGCGAGTTGTCCAGCAGCGCGCTGTCCACGGCGACGGCGTCCTTCGCGCTGGGGTTGTACGCCGGGCGCTCCGCGTGCGCCGAATGTCGCCGGCTCAGCGCGGCCGGGGCTGCGTGGCTGGCGCACCATCAGAACGCCGACGGCGGTTGGGGCGATACGCCCGACAGCGCGAGCAACATCAGCACGACCGTCCTCTGCTGGGCCGCCCTGCACGCGATCGGCGGCGCTGCGAATGTGCAGAACGCCCGTGCCCGCGCCGATGCCTGGCTGACCCGTGCGGCCGGCGCGCTCGACCCGGACACGCTGACACAAGCGATCGTCCACCGCTACGGCGATGACCGCACATTCTCGGTACCCATCCTCACGATGTGTGCGCTCGCCGGGCGGTTGGGGCCGGATGCACAGGCGTGGCCGCGCGTGATGCAGTTGCCGTTTGAACTCGCGGCCCTGCCGCAGTTCTGGTTCCGCTTCCTGCAGTTGCCCGTGGTGAGTTACGCGCTGCCCGCGCTGATTGCGATGGGGCAGGTGCGGCACTTTCGGCGGCCCGCGCGGAACCCGCTGCTGCGCGGGCTGCGCTGGGCGCTGCACGGCCGCACGCGGCGCGTCCTCGAACAGATTCAGCCGCCGGACGGCGGCTTCCTGGAGGCTACGCCGCTGACGAGCTTCGTAGTCATGAGTCTGATCGGTAGTGATCAGGCCGCTGGTCCGGTCGCAACGCGCGGCGTGCAGTTTCTCAAGAGTTCAGTACGCGCCGACGGAAGCTGGCCGATAGACACCAACCTGGCCACCTGGGTGACGACGCTGTCGGTGAATGCGCTTGCGGCCGGCGGGGTGGTGCTTGCACGCAGCAGCCAAGCAGAGCTTTGCTCTCCCCGGGAGTGCGAGTCGCTGGGAGCCGGCGAGCAGGAGGTGGTCAGGGCTTGGCTGCTCAATCAGCAGCATCGGCAGCGGCACCGCTACACCGGCGCCGATCCGGGCGGCTGGGCCTGGACGGACCTGGCCGGCGGCGTGCCGGACGCGGATGACACCGCCGGGGCGCTCATCGCGCTGCGCAGCCTCGGCGAACCCGACGGGGCGACAATTGCCGCCGCGACCGACGGAGTGCGTTGGCTGCTGGGTTTGCAGAACCGCGATGGCGGCATTCCGACATTCTGTCGCGGCTGGGGGCGCCTGCCGTTTGACCGCAGCGCGCCGGAACTCACCGCCCACGCGCTGCTGGCCTGGCGCGCCTGGCACGACCTTTTGCCAGCCCCGCTCGCGCATGCGGTCGGCCACGCCGCTCAGAGAGCTCTGCAATGCCTGCGCCGGCAGCAGCGGCCAGAGGGTGCCTGGGTGCCGCTCTGGTTTGGCAATCAGGCAGCGCCGCACGAAGAGAATCCGACGTATGGCACCGCGCGCGTCGTGCTGGCGCTGGGCCGCTGCTGCGATCGCACGACGCCCGCGGTGCGCGCGCTGCTGCCGGGCGGTGTGCGCTGGCTGCTGACGGCGCAGAACACGGATGGCGGCTGGGGCGGCGCGGCGGGCGTGTCGTCGACCATCGAAGAAACCGGCCAGGCCGTGCAGGCACTCGCCGCCGCATCGGCGCACTCCGGCGTTGCGGACCGCGGCGACGCCATCGTCACTGCGCTCGATCGTGGTGCACGGTGGCTGGTTCAGGCCACACAGGGCGGACGGCGCTTCCCGGCCGCGCCGATCGGTCTGTACTTCGCTCGGCTGTGGTATGCCGAACGGCTGTATCCGCTGATCATGACCGTCGCCGCGCTCGGTGGGCTGCGCCGCCCGTAG
- a CDS encoding YXWGXW repeat-containing protein — MIGWRTAFGAVVCGVVLSSLQLGCGDDRRKVRVHEDRPRTVVVEREAPSRVMVVEPREDRMVVIQRNEPDVVVVREKPRAVHIVREAPPKVIHEMRPPRPSYPHVWVNGYWSREGDQFVWIKGHYVKARSGYRYEPARWIRTRQGWELREGYWRR; from the coding sequence ATGATTGGGTGGCGAACTGCGTTCGGCGCTGTCGTCTGTGGCGTCGTCTTGAGCAGTCTGCAGCTCGGCTGCGGCGACGATCGTCGCAAAGTGAGGGTACATGAGGACCGGCCCCGAACCGTGGTCGTGGAACGCGAGGCGCCGTCGCGCGTGATGGTGGTCGAGCCCCGCGAGGATCGAATGGTGGTCATCCAGCGGAACGAGCCGGATGTCGTCGTAGTGCGCGAGAAACCGCGCGCGGTTCACATTGTGCGCGAAGCGCCGCCCAAGGTCATTCATGAGATGCGCCCGCCGCGGCCGTCCTATCCGCACGTGTGGGTCAACGGCTACTGGTCGCGTGAAGGCGACCAGTTCGTGTGGATCAAGGGACACTACGTGAAGGCCCGCAGCGGATACCGGTATGAGCCGGCGCGCTGGATACGTACCCGGCAGGGCTGGGAACTGAGAGAAGGCTATTGGCGCCGCTAG